One window from the genome of Clostridiaceae bacterium encodes:
- a CDS encoding J domain-containing protein produces MKNPYEVLGVREGASEEEIKKAYRELVKKYHPDQYRGNPLEKLAEEKLREINEAYDYLAKNGFSRAGRYTGNSSDTRKNGSQYGGAGNDSGLFQRIRMNINNGNIGAAEELLSRSSIRNAEWYYLKGLVFLRRGWYDEAYSHIQTAVNMDPSNYEYRAALSRFNMAGGQYWDTAYRKGYSQGPDFCTMCQCLICSDCCCECMGGDLIGCC; encoded by the coding sequence TTGAAAAATCCGTATGAAGTACTGGGAGTAAGAGAGGGAGCCAGCGAGGAAGAAATAAAAAAAGCATACAGAGAATTGGTAAAAAAATATCATCCTGATCAGTATAGAGGTAACCCGTTGGAGAAACTTGCAGAAGAAAAACTTCGCGAAATAAATGAAGCTTATGATTACCTGGCTAAAAACGGATTTTCAAGAGCTGGAAGATACACAGGCAATAGCAGTGATACAAGAAAAAATGGAAGCCAGTATGGTGGAGCAGGTAATGACAGCGGGTTATTTCAGAGGATTAGAATGAATATAAATAACGGAAATATTGGTGCTGCAGAAGAGTTGCTAAGCAGATCATCCATCCGAAATGCAGAGTGGTATTATTTAAAAGGCCTGGTTTTTTTACGTAGAGGTTGGTATGATGAAGCTTATTCCCATATTCAGACTGCAGTAAATATGGATCCTTCTAACTATGAATACAGAGCTGCCCTGAGCCGATTTAATATGGCAGGAGGTCAGTATTGGGATACTGCCTATAGAAAAGGTTATTCACAGGGACCTGATTTTTGCACGATGTGTCAGTGTTTAATTTGTTCCGACTGTTGCTGCGAATGTATGGGAGG